In Flavobacteriales bacterium, the DNA window AATCTCTATTATTAACTCTTTAATCAATTTACCTTTCGCTAAATCAAATACAGATATCGTGCTGCCTCCTTTATTAACCACATATAATACACCTGTAGTTGAAATCGGATAACTATCCCTTAATATTGCTAGATAATAAACTATTACAGCAATAGATATAAGAACTCCTGAAATCAAAATAATTTTCTTTTTCATAGCCTTCCTGCTTTAAATTCTTTTACCGCAAAATTACATGCTCTTGCAGTCAGTGCCATATAAGTTAACGATGGATTCTGAGAGCCAGAAGAAGTCATACAACTTCCATCAGTAATAAATACATTCTTCACATCGTGCATCTGATTATTCTCGTTTAAAACTGATGTTCTACTATCTCTCCCCATTCTAGCCGTTCCCATTTCATGAACCGCTGAGCCAGCAATAGGATTAGATCTATATGTATTAATATTTGAAAAACCTGTTTTAGCAAGTAAGTCCTCAGCACTTTTATTCATATGATCTATCATTGCCAATTCATTTGCTTTAAATTCAAAATCAACTTTTATTAAAGGCATTCCCCAGCTATCAAACTTATTTTTATCTAAACTCATATGATTTGAGTAATATGGCAATGTTTCACCTCTACCTCCCAACCAAATACCCCACTTTCCCGGACTACACAGTTGGTCCTTTAAATCAGAGCCAATGCCTACAAGCTCTCTATTAGACCAATTCTTTCGCTCTCCTTTACCTTGTAAGCCATAACCTCTTAAAAAGTTCTTTTCCTTCTTCTGGCCTTGCAAATTTTGAAAACGAGGGATATAAATTGAACCAGGAGATCTCCCGTAATAGTATTTGTCTAAATACCCATTATGATCAGCAGTAACACCTGACGTTACTACATGATCCATTAGATTATGACCTAGCTGCATACTTGAATTACCTAACCCATTTGGAAACCTTTCCGATGTAGAATTCAGAAGAATCGCGGCTGTTGCAATTGTTGAGGCATTCAAAAATATTATTTCAGCATAGTACTCTTTTTCTTGTTTTGTTTTGGCATCAATAATTCGAACACCAATGGCCTTGTTCTTTTCACTATCAAAAATCACTTCTTTAACGATCGAATTAACCCTTAGCGTCATTTTCCCTGTTTGTTCTGCATCTTTTAGCGTTACACCATTACTACTAAAATATGCTGTATATGGACACCCTCTACTACATAAATTTCTATATTGACATTTCAACCTCCCATTTTTATTTTCGGTTAAATTGGCGACTCTGCTCTGTATTACTTTAAGAGTTCTTGAATAGGATGAAGCATTATCTTTTAAATGTCTCTCAATTGTATTAAACCCAATAGGTGGCAAGAAAATACCATCCGGTAATTGAGATAAACCTT includes these proteins:
- a CDS encoding GMC family oxidoreductase translates to MGNKITNTLTTKTNNYFDAIVVGSGISGGWAAKELSENNLETLVLERGENVDHIKDYSTALMNPWDFKYRNNMSKSDLSEQPIQSSHCNAGNKHFFVNDKENPYIQEKTFKWIRGYQVGGRSLTWGRQCYRFSDLDFEANKNDGHGVDWPIRYKDLSPWYNYVESYIGVSGEKEGLSQLPDGIFLPPIGFNTIERHLKDNASSYSRTLKVIQSRVANLTENKNGRLKCQYRNLCSRGCPYTAYFSSNGVTLKDAEQTGKMTLRVNSIVKEVIFDSEKNKAIGVRIIDAKTKQEKEYYAEIIFLNASTIATAAILLNSTSERFPNGLGNSSMQLGHNLMDHVVTSGVTADHNGYLDKYYYGRSPGSIYIPRFQNLQGQKKEKNFLRGYGLQGKGERKNWSNRELVGIGSDLKDQLCSPGKWGIWLGGRGETLPYYSNHMSLDKNKFDSWGMPLIKVDFEFKANELAMIDHMNKSAEDLLAKTGFSNINTYRSNPIAGSAVHEMGTARMGRDSRTSVLNENNQMHDVKNVFITDGSCMTSSGSQNPSLTYMALTARACNFAVKEFKAGRL